One segment of Paraburkholderia caribensis DNA contains the following:
- a CDS encoding sigma-54 interaction domain-containing protein, which produces MMKILDQQPDETGSAISYAGLIEKIEILRSTLRWSSRLERSDIEKLLKQASSLRDEVMQMSHKERFVQAAVVEPMRGDLSRGARRQALLARSFIFEGTFGDNPKLLESLEIAEKAAPTDLPVLIDGESGTGKELMAKVIHANGSRSDKPFISVNCGAIPDNLLESELFGHRKGAFTGATNDRKGKFESAHTGTIFLDEIGELPLTGQVKLLRVLEAHEIQRVGSDEPIGVDTRIVAATNRNLRKLSEQGTFREDLFYRLSVIHVTLPPLRERRDEIPLLIQYFGDEAAGALKRRPVRITPKLRDFLLTYAYPGNIRELRNVMYRISCLAGDIADVDHLPVDMRPTAPVTSSIFGTAGEAANGTASVTNLLSLSDAKRAASDEAEKAFLQRGLQEVGGTVAELARRVDMNRSHLQMLLKKHGLHSKDFRRAHAQANARKDDTEEDDEAELH; this is translated from the coding sequence CTGATGAAAATACTCGACCAGCAGCCTGACGAAACCGGCTCCGCCATCTCTTACGCAGGGTTGATCGAGAAGATCGAAATCCTGCGCTCGACGCTGCGCTGGTCGTCGCGGCTCGAACGCTCGGATATCGAAAAGCTCCTGAAACAGGCGAGTTCGTTGCGTGACGAAGTGATGCAAATGTCGCACAAGGAGCGCTTCGTGCAGGCGGCCGTGGTCGAGCCGATGCGCGGCGACCTGTCGCGCGGCGCGCGGCGGCAGGCGTTGCTCGCGCGCAGCTTTATTTTCGAAGGCACGTTCGGCGATAACCCGAAACTGCTGGAATCGCTCGAAATCGCCGAGAAAGCGGCGCCGACCGATCTCCCCGTTCTGATCGACGGCGAAAGCGGCACGGGCAAGGAACTGATGGCGAAGGTCATTCATGCGAACGGCAGCCGCTCGGACAAGCCGTTTATCTCCGTGAATTGCGGCGCGATTCCCGACAACCTGCTGGAGTCGGAACTGTTCGGCCACAGAAAAGGCGCATTCACGGGCGCGACCAACGACCGTAAAGGCAAATTCGAAAGCGCGCATACGGGGACGATCTTTCTCGATGAAATCGGCGAATTGCCTTTGACGGGGCAGGTGAAACTGCTGCGCGTGCTGGAAGCGCATGAAATACAGCGCGTGGGATCGGACGAGCCGATCGGCGTCGATACGCGCATTGTCGCCGCCACCAATCGCAATCTGCGCAAGCTGAGCGAACAGGGCACGTTCCGCGAAGATCTCTTTTACCGGCTGAGCGTGATTCACGTGACCTTGCCGCCGCTGCGCGAAAGGCGCGATGAAATTCCGCTTCTGATCCAGTACTTCGGCGACGAGGCGGCGGGCGCGCTCAAGCGCCGTCCTGTGAGAATCACCCCTAAATTGCGGGACTTTCTGCTGACCTATGCATATCCGGGCAATATCCGCGAATTGCGCAACGTGATGTACCGCATCTCGTGCCTCGCGGGCGACATCGCGGATGTGGATCATTTGCCGGTGGATATGCGGCCCACGGCACCCGTTACGTCGTCGATATTCGGCACGGCGGGCGAGGCCGCGAACGGCACGGCGAGCGTGACCAATCTGTTGTCGTTGAGCGATGCGAAGCGCGCCGCCAGCGACGAAGCGGAAAAAGCTTTCTTGCAGCGCGGCTTGCAGGAAGTGGGCGGCACGGTCGCCGAACTGGCGCGCCGCGTCGACATGAACCGCTCCCATCTTCAGATGTTGCTGAAGAAGCACGGACTGCATTCGAAGGACTTTCGCCGCGCGCATGCACAGGCCAATGCGCGCAAGGACGACACGGAAGAGGACGACGAAGCCGAGCTGCATTGA
- a CDS encoding peptidase domain-containing ABC transporter has product MDAPQTTPSIADFLSTVEILSPFTREELERLAEHVQSRFYSFGETVCNAGDPADGLCVIKSGSVRIFTEEHGKEISMGVRKAGEVFADIAMLRAYSHESSVRSSGKTELLFIPRAAMEPIVAGNQAALAFVASYVAINSAGGFVAQLFDLRGKLNKQELEEYVRSVGVKKVSAGKEILKQDARDDRRLYVVRQGEVRIVRNEDGTDYTLATLREGEIFGEKACLMRQEQTASAIATTDTRLLVIPERTVHFILERNPKLREVLDERIKYADRELDRQKRIEQRRKRPLRLDLHTKPELGERVIRRFGLVEQAEEMDCGAACLAMICKHYGIPMTLGKLRELANVTTQGATLDSLARAGESLGFTARGVQCTFDSLRGFDLPFIVHWEGYHYIIVYGVSKSHVWLADPALGFRKLSLEDFERGWSGTCLLFSAGPNLVQLSASRSPWLRFVGYLTPYKKILMYLFLATFVIQVLGVIPPLIIQNILDGVIVHQNVSLLHLLILGLIISNVFSQLMSMVRAYLSNFMVRNMDFAMMSQFFRHTMSLPFSFFAKRKTGDIFARFQENQTIRAFLTESTVTTALNLLMVFIYFAIMFFYNAKMTFVLIAFVIPIMALTLIATPKIKNYARETFSAGTDSKSFLMEALSGVETVKGMGIERPVRLRWEKKYAKALEVQYRAHAFNIVIGFISQLLNAATTIAILWVGANLVLAREMTIGQLIAFNAFMGSVLTPLMGLVGLWSMLNDAGVAMERLGDVLDIEPEQKPEDLPSRVMLPDLQGEISLNGVYFRYGEEESAYVLENISFDIKPGELVAIVGRSGSGKTTLAKLLVGFYTPSDGKMMVDGYDMNVIDKAFFRAQIGYVMQTNLLFSGTIAENIASGDDTPDRRRIEEVARMADAHAFIAKLPLGYEQVVGERGIGLSGGQIQRLCIARALYHDPRLLVFDEATSALDTQSESNILGNMQEILKGRTAVIIAHRLSTIMRADKILVLYEGAIVEQGRHEELVNRKGMYYQLVQKQLSA; this is encoded by the coding sequence ATGGATGCACCGCAAACTACGCCTTCCATCGCCGATTTCCTCTCGACGGTCGAGATCCTGTCGCCGTTTACGCGCGAAGAACTCGAACGCCTCGCGGAGCACGTGCAGTCGCGCTTCTATTCGTTTGGCGAAACGGTGTGCAACGCGGGCGATCCCGCCGATGGGCTCTGTGTGATCAAGTCCGGCTCGGTGCGTATCTTCACCGAAGAGCACGGCAAAGAGATCAGCATGGGCGTGCGCAAAGCGGGCGAAGTATTCGCCGACATTGCGATGCTGCGCGCGTATTCGCATGAGTCTTCGGTGCGCTCATCGGGAAAGACCGAGCTGCTGTTCATTCCGCGCGCCGCCATGGAGCCGATCGTCGCCGGCAATCAGGCGGCGCTGGCGTTCGTCGCGAGCTACGTGGCAATCAACTCGGCGGGCGGCTTCGTCGCGCAGTTATTCGATTTGCGCGGCAAGCTGAACAAGCAGGAACTCGAGGAATACGTGCGCAGCGTCGGTGTCAAAAAAGTCAGCGCGGGCAAGGAGATTCTCAAGCAGGACGCGCGCGACGACCGCCGGCTGTATGTCGTGCGGCAGGGCGAGGTGCGGATCGTGCGCAACGAGGACGGCACCGACTATACGCTCGCCACATTGCGCGAAGGCGAAATCTTCGGCGAGAAGGCTTGCCTGATGCGACAGGAGCAGACGGCATCGGCCATTGCGACGACGGACACGCGGCTGCTCGTGATTCCCGAGCGCACGGTGCATTTCATTCTGGAGCGCAATCCGAAGCTGCGCGAAGTGCTCGACGAGCGCATCAAATACGCCGATCGCGAACTGGACCGGCAAAAGCGCATCGAGCAGCGCCGCAAGCGGCCTCTGCGGCTCGACCTGCATACGAAGCCCGAACTCGGCGAGCGCGTGATACGGCGCTTCGGACTTGTCGAGCAGGCGGAGGAAATGGATTGCGGCGCCGCATGTCTTGCGATGATCTGCAAGCACTACGGTATTCCGATGACGCTCGGCAAGCTGCGCGAACTGGCCAACGTCACGACGCAGGGCGCGACGCTCGACAGCCTGGCGCGCGCGGGCGAATCGCTCGGCTTCACGGCGCGCGGCGTGCAGTGCACGTTCGACTCGCTGCGCGGTTTCGACCTGCCGTTCATCGTGCACTGGGAAGGCTATCACTACATCATCGTGTACGGCGTGTCGAAAAGTCATGTCTGGCTCGCCGATCCCGCGCTGGGATTCCGCAAGCTGAGTCTCGAAGACTTCGAGCGCGGCTGGAGCGGCACGTGTCTGCTGTTCTCGGCGGGGCCGAATCTCGTGCAGCTGTCCGCGTCGCGCTCGCCGTGGCTGCGCTTCGTCGGCTATCTGACGCCGTATAAAAAGATTCTCATGTACCTGTTCCTCGCGACCTTCGTGATCCAGGTACTGGGCGTGATTCCGCCATTGATCATTCAGAACATCCTCGACGGCGTGATCGTGCATCAGAACGTCAGCCTGCTACATCTGCTGATACTCGGCCTGATCATTTCGAATGTGTTCTCACAGCTGATGTCGATGGTGCGCGCGTACCTGTCGAACTTCATGGTGCGCAACATGGACTTCGCGATGATGTCGCAGTTCTTCAGGCACACCATGTCGCTGCCGTTCTCGTTCTTTGCCAAGCGCAAGACGGGCGACATTTTTGCGCGCTTCCAGGAGAACCAGACGATCCGCGCGTTCCTCACCGAATCGACGGTGACGACGGCGTTGAATCTGCTGATGGTATTCATCTACTTCGCGATCATGTTCTTCTATAACGCGAAGATGACATTCGTACTGATCGCGTTCGTCATTCCGATCATGGCGCTCACGCTGATCGCCACGCCGAAGATCAAGAACTACGCACGCGAAACATTTTCGGCCGGGACGGATTCGAAATCGTTCCTGATGGAGGCGTTGTCGGGTGTCGAAACGGTGAAGGGCATGGGCATCGAACGGCCCGTGCGCTTGCGCTGGGAAAAGAAATACGCAAAGGCCCTCGAGGTCCAATACCGCGCTCACGCGTTCAACATCGTGATCGGCTTTATCAGCCAGTTGCTGAATGCCGCGACGACGATTGCGATTCTCTGGGTCGGCGCGAATCTCGTGCTCGCCCGCGAAATGACGATCGGCCAGCTGATCGCGTTCAACGCGTTCATGGGCAGCGTGCTGACGCCGTTGATGGGGCTGGTGGGCTTGTGGAGCATGCTCAACGACGCGGGCGTCGCAATGGAACGTTTGGGCGACGTGCTCGATATCGAGCCGGAGCAGAAGCCAGAAGACCTGCCGTCGCGCGTGATGCTGCCCGACCTGCAAGGCGAGATCAGCCTGAACGGCGTGTACTTCCGCTATGGCGAGGAAGAGAGCGCCTACGTGCTGGAGAACATCAGCTTCGACATCAAACCGGGCGAACTGGTGGCGATCGTCGGGCGCAGTGGTTCGGGCAAGACCACGCTCGCGAAGCTGCTGGTTGGCTTTTACACGCCGAGCGACGGCAAGATGATGGTCGACGGTTACGACATGAACGTGATCGACAAGGCGTTCTTCCGTGCGCAGATCGGTTATGTGATGCAAACGAACCTGCTGTTTTCCGGCACGATCGCGGAGAACATCGCGAGCGGCGACGACACGCCGGACCGCCGCCGCATCGAGGAGGTGGCGAGGATGGCCGACGCTCACGCGTTCATCGCCAAGCTGCCGCTCGGCTACGAACAGGTGGTCGGCGAGCGCGGCATTGGTTTGTCGGGCGGCCAGATTCAGCGGCTGTGCATTGCACGCGCGCTGTATCACGATCCGCGTCTTCTGGTATTCGACGAGGCGACGTCGGCACTCGATACGCAATCGGAGAGCAATATCCTCGGCAACATGCAGGAAATCCTCAAGGGACGCACGGCCGTCATCATCGCGCACCGGCTGAGCACGATCATGCGCGCCGACAAGATTCTCGTGCTCTATGAAGGCGCGATCGTCGAGCAGGGGCGTCACGAGGAACTGGTCAACCGGAAGGGCATGTACTACCAGCTCGTCCAGAAACAGTTGAGCGCCTGA
- a CDS encoding peptidylprolyl isomerase: MTAIVRIDDEVVDVGEFIRLLKLTGQFESLIEQMVRDKLTVHAAKKHGVTVSADEIQERADQFRRVRGLHRAADMNQYLDTLRVGLDEFETFITDSLYQEKMLDKVGSEAEIEEYFSMNSPKFDAIEVSHILLDDEGKAKEMISYLRDDPDAFAEMAREHSIADTKDSGGVIGKVLRGSLKPDIEAKIFNAAVGDLLGPFASLDRSCFEIFAVTAKYPAQLDEDVASEIKRLLREQWLMTRAQEHIIEAL; encoded by the coding sequence ATGACCGCGATCGTACGAATCGATGATGAAGTCGTGGATGTCGGCGAATTCATACGTCTACTGAAACTCACGGGCCAGTTCGAAAGCCTGATCGAGCAGATGGTGCGCGACAAGCTGACCGTGCACGCCGCGAAGAAGCACGGCGTGACCGTGAGCGCCGACGAGATACAGGAGCGCGCCGACCAGTTCCGGCGCGTGCGCGGGCTGCATCGCGCGGCGGACATGAACCAGTATCTCGACACGCTGAGAGTCGGTCTCGACGAGTTCGAGACGTTCATCACCGACAGCCTGTATCAGGAAAAGATGCTCGACAAGGTGGGTAGCGAAGCCGAGATCGAAGAGTACTTTTCGATGAATTCGCCGAAGTTCGATGCCATCGAGGTCAGCCACATTCTGCTCGACGACGAAGGCAAGGCGAAGGAAATGATCTCGTACCTGCGCGACGATCCTGACGCGTTCGCGGAAATGGCGCGCGAGCATTCGATTGCCGATACGAAAGACTCGGGCGGCGTGATCGGAAAAGTACTGCGCGGGTCCCTGAAGCCCGATATCGAGGCGAAGATTTTCAACGCAGCAGTGGGCGATCTGCTTGGACCGTTTGCCTCGCTGGACCGCTCGTGCTTCGAGATCTTTGCGGTGACGGCGAAGTATCCGGCTCAACTCGACGAGGACGTCGCGTCGGAAATCAAGCGGCTGTTGCGAGAGCAATGGCTGATGACGCGCGCGCAGGAACACATTATCGAAGCGCTCTGA
- a CDS encoding HlyD family efflux transporter periplasmic adaptor subunit, whose product MKRDNHPKPLYEALEDHSAEGVAILTAEPVRIAQALVLTMVALVVAGLMWSFFGRADVIVTAQGTLAPESDVRRIYAPIDGELTDLYIAEGQPVSKGDVLARLNARGAIEAATNALQAQLKLDDAEREWKEFPQKKELMERKATALKDQIEVEERLHENRISEGTTKLAEGQKAQLEEARSTLDNARRARDAARQEADKYARLFAQPGGGGVAELQVEAKRNTALEAENAYRVAQSRLAELDFKLSHEYAEANAQLETSGQQSTKLQLEYDDLIRDITSTEEKLRLQLQTARLVADAAARIRFENIDKDNFLLILAPASGVITDVTSTQTGDKIQANAPLGGIAPKDARPVLKIEIAERDRAFLHEGMTVKMKFNAFPYQRYGLINGTLAYISPATKPSAQDKQPVYEGRVQLDRNYYQIAENRYPLRYGMTASAEIVVRERRLIDLGLDPFRQLAG is encoded by the coding sequence GTGAAGCGCGACAATCACCCTAAGCCGCTTTATGAGGCGCTCGAAGATCACAGCGCCGAAGGCGTTGCGATTCTCACGGCGGAACCCGTGCGCATCGCGCAGGCGCTCGTGCTGACCATGGTCGCGCTGGTTGTCGCCGGGCTGATGTGGTCGTTCTTCGGGCGCGCTGACGTGATCGTCACGGCGCAAGGCACGCTCGCGCCGGAATCGGATGTGCGGCGCATTTATGCGCCGATCGACGGCGAACTCACTGATCTCTATATCGCCGAAGGACAACCCGTATCGAAGGGTGATGTGCTCGCGCGGCTCAATGCGCGCGGCGCCATCGAAGCGGCGACCAATGCGCTGCAGGCACAACTGAAGCTCGACGACGCCGAGCGCGAATGGAAAGAGTTTCCGCAGAAGAAGGAATTGATGGAGCGCAAGGCGACTGCGCTCAAGGATCAGATCGAAGTGGAAGAGCGCCTGCACGAGAACCGCATTTCGGAAGGTACGACCAAGCTTGCGGAAGGCCAGAAAGCGCAACTCGAAGAAGCGCGCAGCACGCTCGACAATGCGCGCCGCGCGCGCGACGCGGCGCGTCAGGAAGCGGACAAGTACGCGCGCCTGTTCGCGCAGCCCGGCGGCGGGGGCGTCGCCGAACTGCAGGTCGAGGCGAAGCGCAACACCGCTCTGGAGGCGGAAAACGCGTACCGCGTCGCGCAATCGCGGCTCGCCGAACTCGATTTCAAACTGAGTCACGAATACGCGGAGGCCAACGCGCAGCTCGAAACGAGCGGCCAGCAGTCGACGAAGCTGCAGCTCGAATACGACGATCTGATCCGCGACATCACCAGCACCGAAGAGAAACTGCGCCTGCAATTGCAGACGGCGCGCCTCGTCGCGGACGCGGCCGCGCGCATCCGCTTCGAAAACATCGACAAGGACAACTTTCTGCTGATACTCGCGCCGGCTTCGGGCGTGATTACCGACGTGACGTCGACGCAAACGGGCGACAAGATCCAGGCGAATGCGCCGCTCGGCGGTATCGCGCCGAAGGACGCGCGCCCGGTGCTGAAGATCGAGATTGCCGAGCGCGACCGCGCGTTCCTGCACGAAGGCATGACCGTCAAGATGAAATTCAATGCGTTTCCGTATCAGCGGTATGGGCTCATCAACGGCACGCTCGCGTACATCTCGCCGGCAACCAAGCCATCGGCGCAGGACAAGCAGCCTGTCTATGAAGGCCGCGTCCAGCTCGACAGGAATTATTACCAGATCGCGGAAAACCGCTATCCGCTGCGCTACGGCATGACGGCGAGCGCCGAAATCGTCGTGCGCGAGCGGCGGCTGATCGATCTTGGGCTCGACCCGTTCAGGCAACTGGCCGGATAG
- a CDS encoding FHA domain-containing protein, protein MNPGEAPIAEMRAALDKEFDVLLLPVSHPSLGPIRIVDDLFAIGRSEAPFADYPRDRVIKLSRRHARIFSEHGAVYVADLDSKNGTTVNGVAVRMTPSRVRAGDEVCFGGDLTYRVAIEPRPFSSASARGVQHLTVTLKPERTDLGLEPIDLIAFPFLVSKTDELFSRYKDRYPHQVNYISRRHAHIFMKGGEPWIEDLGSTNGTFLNHKRLGESAVALQDGDTVGFGGDHFVYQVALQKSFEIEPTVTQMVPPAAELGVPAAPVPAAPVAAAPVAAMPVEDPDKTTFVGAAHSFLDIFCVDRALQREDEVNENAPPLTPDEGTEAQPRRPRRRWQLLMRELTRTFAAGDRTTMRRIGWGGLAVLVVVTGLAVTLYMRGAAERDIKSLLAAGEYEAAADVATSSLQRHPASDAIRALASEALMKARVPGWLSALQGKQFDRAAALIEGMRTTSHNNPDALALIDQLNWVGDLERFVVGRGGPDAPIRIYSDEDRIGNLLKRWEDDAKGHQRILDRIASYVPEFTEPYAQAMSHLRKLQSDDSVYLAAIDRLNSTIATELGRDKPDALPAVLDDYAQRYPRLAGLDALRSDLRQYTDIFKEMTARRLVPLLALMKKARFNTPPFRSQYAQLSTSRLPSADVVTRHDAASAAWQSGDSQQALAGLQAIPAGPWSDVIAAEFAHKKALLDQFADLQKSRSAGDRDDKLLSFYASLDPVEDVYFVRSVQGDVNALRDKALARAQDQIDRAQGLWRQYRANGSIGGTQRLESGISGGFRSQALLLSGANTAAQQGMRVYTQLKAPHPAGSDQLLEDIEAETQLQRRSLQELRMVLEPGLLKSKLALIGGSDESEARQSP, encoded by the coding sequence ATGAATCCCGGCGAAGCTCCGATTGCTGAGATGCGGGCGGCTCTGGACAAGGAGTTCGATGTCCTGCTGCTGCCCGTCTCGCATCCTTCTCTCGGCCCCATTCGCATCGTCGACGATCTGTTTGCGATTGGCCGCAGCGAGGCGCCGTTTGCCGACTATCCGCGCGACCGGGTCATCAAACTTTCGCGGCGTCATGCGCGCATCTTTAGCGAGCATGGTGCGGTGTATGTGGCGGATCTCGACAGCAAGAACGGCACGACGGTCAACGGCGTCGCCGTGCGGATGACGCCGTCGCGCGTGCGGGCGGGAGACGAAGTGTGCTTCGGCGGTGATCTGACGTATCGCGTCGCGATCGAGCCGCGTCCGTTCAGCTCGGCTTCCGCACGCGGCGTGCAGCATCTGACGGTTACGCTCAAGCCCGAGCGTACGGATCTGGGGCTCGAACCCATCGACCTCATTGCATTTCCGTTTCTCGTCAGCAAGACGGACGAACTGTTCTCGCGCTACAAGGATCGCTATCCGCATCAGGTCAATTACATTTCCCGGCGCCACGCTCATATCTTCATGAAGGGCGGCGAACCGTGGATCGAAGATCTCGGCAGCACGAACGGCACGTTTCTCAATCACAAGCGTCTCGGCGAATCGGCTGTGGCGTTGCAAGACGGCGATACCGTTGGATTCGGCGGCGATCATTTCGTCTATCAGGTAGCGCTGCAAAAGTCGTTCGAAATCGAGCCTACCGTGACTCAAATGGTGCCGCCCGCCGCCGAACTGGGCGTTCCCGCAGCGCCTGTGCCCGCTGCGCCCGTGGCTGCTGCGCCCGTGGCGGCGATGCCCGTGGAAGATCCCGACAAGACCACCTTTGTCGGCGCGGCCCATTCGTTTCTCGACATCTTCTGCGTCGATCGCGCATTGCAGCGCGAAGACGAGGTGAATGAAAATGCACCGCCCTTGACACCGGACGAAGGGACGGAAGCCCAACCACGCCGTCCGCGCCGCCGCTGGCAACTGTTGATGCGCGAACTGACGCGCACCTTCGCGGCAGGCGACCGCACGACGATGCGGCGTATCGGCTGGGGCGGGCTCGCGGTGCTGGTGGTCGTGACGGGACTGGCCGTCACGCTGTACATGCGCGGCGCGGCGGAACGCGATATCAAGAGCCTGCTCGCGGCGGGAGAATACGAAGCGGCGGCGGATGTTGCCACGTCGTCGCTACAGCGCCACCCCGCGAGCGACGCAATCCGCGCGCTGGCCAGCGAAGCGCTGATGAAAGCGCGTGTGCCCGGCTGGCTTTCGGCTTTGCAGGGGAAACAGTTCGATCGTGCCGCCGCATTGATCGAAGGCATGCGCACGACGAGCCATAACAATCCCGATGCGCTCGCGTTGATCGATCAGTTGAATTGGGTTGGAGACCTGGAACGTTTTGTCGTCGGACGCGGTGGCCCGGATGCGCCGATTCGCATCTATAGCGACGAGGACCGTATCGGTAATCTGCTCAAGCGTTGGGAGGACGATGCAAAGGGACATCAGCGGATTCTGGACCGCATTGCGTCGTACGTGCCTGAATTCACCGAGCCGTATGCGCAGGCGATGAGCCATCTGCGCAAGCTTCAAAGCGACGACTCCGTGTACCTCGCGGCAATCGACCGGCTCAACTCGACCATCGCGACGGAGCTGGGGCGCGACAAGCCCGATGCGCTGCCCGCCGTGCTGGACGATTACGCACAACGCTATCCACGGCTCGCCGGGCTGGATGCGCTGCGTAGCGACTTGCGCCAGTACACGGACATCTTCAAGGAAATGACGGCACGGCGCCTCGTTCCCCTGCTCGCATTGATGAAAAAGGCGCGCTTCAACACGCCGCCGTTCAGGTCGCAATATGCGCAATTGAGTACGAGCCGCTTGCCTTCGGCGGACGTCGTGACCAGACACGACGCGGCGAGCGCCGCATGGCAAAGCGGTGATAGCCAGCAGGCGCTGGCCGGCTTGCAGGCAATTCCCGCTGGCCCCTGGTCCGATGTGATCGCAGCCGAGTTCGCACACAAGAAGGCGTTGCTCGACCAGTTCGCCGATTTGCAGAAAAGCCGTAGTGCGGGGGATCGCGACGACAAACTGCTGTCGTTTTACGCCAGTCTCGATCCCGTCGAAGACGTGTACTTCGTGCGGTCCGTTCAGGGCGACGTCAATGCACTGCGCGACAAGGCGCTGGCGCGCGCGCAAGATCAGATCGATCGCGCCCAGGGATTGTGGCGTCAGTATCGAGCGAATGGTTCGATCGGCGGCACACAGCGTCTGGAATCCGGCATCTCCGGCGGCTTCCGCAGTCAGGCGCTGCTGCTGTCGGGCGCGAATACGGCGGCGCAACAGGGCATGCGCGTGTATACGCAACTGAAGGCGCCGCATCCGGCAGGCTCGGATCAGTTGCTCGAAGACATCGAAGCGGAAACGCAATTGCAGCGCCGCTCGCTGCAGGAATTGCGGATGGTGCTCGAACCCGGCTTGCTGAAATCGAAGCTTGCGTTGATTGGAGGCAGTGACGAAAGTGAAGCGCGACAATCACCCTAA
- a CDS encoding efflux transporter outer membrane subunit — MSALPDSFVAVARAISAAAVCTAMLAGCVDVHMADYKRPDTPAKASWSDKTGSLVSPADTIVPDWWKGFQDPYLNTLIAKAIEGNFDIKVLAARIDVAGAQIGEAKAGALPTADLGAGANFQKTTGQPFTRQYNVAAQVNWDIDIWGKVEKGVQAQKAEFHATEADWRAGYLELVSNVATTYFQILQFDDQIDAQQKMVEENKKILSILDGMSRNGLVPKTQVMRQQAEVNRLTKDLLDLRRSRNIANNALCTLIGVPAGEFAVPVGHLQQRVQQPPVPGGLPSQLLSRRPDIVASELRVLEAYNLVGEAKLAQLPTISLTGHGGTASFALSDLLKSFTFGFMPSINIPLLDPGVRAHVKTTEAQTTVAEQQYRQTVMGAFEEVENALVNLDSHKKQRVELQQEVERLSVVNAQIQSQLREGMISQLDVFETERTLLQAQLDLLTNHQQILSDTVLLYKALGGGWPAVDVQTQVKQ; from the coding sequence GTGTCTGCGTTGCCTGATTCGTTCGTCGCCGTCGCTCGCGCCATCTCTGCCGCTGCTGTTTGCACCGCCATGCTGGCCGGTTGCGTCGACGTACACATGGCCGATTACAAGCGCCCCGATACGCCTGCCAAGGCCTCGTGGTCCGACAAGACGGGCTCGCTCGTTTCACCTGCCGACACCATCGTGCCCGACTGGTGGAAGGGCTTCCAGGACCCGTATCTGAATACGCTGATCGCGAAAGCGATCGAAGGCAACTTCGACATCAAGGTGCTCGCCGCGCGTATCGACGTAGCGGGCGCGCAGATCGGCGAAGCGAAGGCGGGTGCATTGCCGACGGCCGATCTCGGCGCAGGCGCGAATTTCCAGAAGACCACGGGGCAACCGTTCACACGGCAGTACAACGTAGCCGCCCAGGTGAACTGGGACATCGACATCTGGGGCAAGGTAGAGAAGGGCGTGCAGGCGCAAAAGGCCGAGTTCCATGCGACGGAAGCCGACTGGCGCGCGGGTTATCTGGAACTGGTGTCGAACGTGGCAACCACGTATTTCCAGATTCTCCAGTTCGACGACCAGATCGACGCGCAACAAAAAATGGTCGAGGAGAACAAGAAGATTCTCTCGATCCTGGACGGCATGAGCCGTAACGGCCTGGTGCCGAAGACGCAGGTGATGCGTCAACAGGCGGAGGTCAATCGTCTAACCAAGGATCTGCTCGATCTGCGCCGCTCGCGGAACATTGCGAACAACGCGCTGTGCACGCTGATCGGCGTGCCCGCCGGTGAATTCGCCGTGCCCGTTGGCCATTTGCAGCAGCGCGTGCAACAGCCGCCCGTGCCGGGCGGGCTGCCTTCGCAACTGCTGTCGCGCCGGCCCGATATCGTCGCATCGGAATTGCGCGTGCTCGAAGCGTATAACCTGGTCGGCGAAGCCAAACTGGCGCAATTGCCCACCATCAGCCTGACGGGCCATGGCGGCACCGCGAGCTTTGCACTGTCCGATCTGCTGAAGTCGTTCACGTTCGGCTTCATGCCGAGCATCAATATTCCGCTGCTCGATCCCGGCGTGCGGGCGCACGTCAAGACCACCGAGGCGCAAACCACCGTCGCCGAACAGCAGTACCGGCAAACCGTGATGGGCGCATTCGAGGAAGTGGAAAACGCCCTCGTCAATCTCGACTCGCACAAGAAGCAGCGCGTCGAATTGCAACAGGAAGTGGAGCGGCTGAGCGTCGTCAACGCGCAAATTCAGTCGCAGTTGCGCGAGGGCATGATTTCGCAGCTGGATGTGTTTGAAACGGAGCGCACGCTGCTCCAGGCGCAACTCGATCTGCTGACGAATCACCAGCAAATACTGTCGGACACGGTACTGCTTTACAAGGCGCTGGGCGGCGGCTGGCCGGCCGTCGATGTGCAGACACAAGTAAAGCAATGA